A single window of Microbacterium oryzae DNA harbors:
- a CDS encoding DUF4041 domain-containing protein — MSVVFNPPPGWPKPPPGWQPPAGWTPDPSWPEPPSGWQLWLSDDDTATSDAAQAPGTAPAVEPVSSESARVAFLEAENAGLRRALAAASDGEQPVELDDARVLQAVGIYRYHHPLESAAAYKDRLENLEARIADAIREGRAIVKSDLFTLNNSLAQGRRMTADLGKLMLRAYNAEADNVIRSLRAGNVETAKRRLEASRTAIARLGALMEMHIDDAFHALRVEEIELTADWLMKKQEEREAAREERARLREEARVQRELEEERARLDKERAHLTNALDALRAQGRDDADLIQRLAAVDQAIEQNDYRAANIRAGYIYVISNEGAFGAGVVKIGLTRRLEPTDRIAELSGASVPFRFDVHALFFSEDAVTLENELHKHFASRALNQANPRKEFFFATPAEVRDVLLQRVGNILEFVETVDATEYRQSLGAWPASRRG, encoded by the coding sequence ATGAGCGTCGTCTTCAACCCGCCGCCGGGATGGCCCAAGCCCCCGCCCGGATGGCAGCCACCCGCAGGTTGGACCCCGGATCCGTCCTGGCCAGAGCCGCCGTCCGGCTGGCAGCTCTGGCTATCCGATGACGACACCGCAACCAGCGACGCCGCCCAGGCGCCCGGGACGGCACCCGCTGTCGAGCCGGTGTCGAGCGAGAGTGCACGGGTCGCCTTCCTGGAAGCGGAGAACGCCGGGCTGCGTCGAGCGCTTGCCGCAGCTTCCGACGGTGAGCAGCCGGTCGAGCTGGACGATGCACGAGTGCTGCAGGCGGTGGGCATCTACCGGTACCACCACCCTCTGGAATCCGCTGCCGCCTACAAGGACCGTCTTGAGAATCTCGAGGCGCGGATCGCCGACGCGATCCGTGAGGGGCGGGCGATCGTGAAGTCCGACCTGTTCACCCTGAACAACTCCCTCGCCCAAGGGCGTCGTATGACGGCGGACCTGGGCAAGCTGATGCTCCGCGCCTACAACGCCGAGGCCGACAACGTCATCCGCTCTCTTCGCGCCGGCAACGTCGAGACCGCCAAGCGTCGACTGGAAGCATCACGGACCGCCATCGCGCGACTCGGTGCGCTCATGGAGATGCACATCGACGACGCCTTCCACGCCTTGCGGGTCGAGGAGATCGAACTCACCGCCGACTGGCTGATGAAGAAGCAAGAGGAGCGCGAAGCGGCCCGTGAGGAACGTGCCCGGTTGCGCGAGGAAGCACGCGTCCAGCGGGAACTCGAGGAAGAACGCGCCCGGCTGGACAAAGAACGCGCCCACCTCACCAACGCCCTCGACGCCCTCCGCGCCCAGGGCCGCGACGACGCCGACCTCATCCAGAGGCTCGCAGCGGTGGACCAGGCGATCGAGCAGAACGACTACCGGGCCGCGAACATCCGCGCCGGCTACATCTACGTCATCTCCAACGAGGGCGCCTTCGGCGCCGGTGTCGTCAAGATCGGACTCACCCGCCGCCTCGAGCCCACCGACCGCATCGCCGAGCTCAGCGGCGCATCCGTGCCATTCCGCTTCGACGTGCACGCGCTCTTCTTCTCCGAAGATGCCGTCACCCTCGAGAACGAACTGCACAAGCACTTCGCCTCCCGTGCGCTCAATCAAGCGAACCCGCGCAAGGAGTTCTTCTTCGCCACCCCAGCCGAAGTGCGAGACGTGCTGCTGCAACGCGTCGGCAACATCCTCGAGTTCGTCGAGACCGTCGACGCCACCGAGTATCGGCAATCCTTGGGAGCCTGGCCCGCATCGAGGCGCGGTTAG
- a CDS encoding ROK family transcriptional regulator, with protein MGSDDIGEMSPASRAALLEVLIHGELPRAEIARRLHLSRASLTRITRGLVEAGVLAEGQTRLMAQTGRPSEMLHLRADARHFLGIKLTGDALYAVVTDLAAAAVASVERPLPSREVADVVAEIADVARGFAETYPTLTSVGIAIAGRVSQPAGGALVEHSAFLDWTDVPLGALVRDATGLPCAVENDVQALTATEHWFGAGAGIDDMALITVGVGIGCGLVVNGRPLDGAHSRSGLISHFIVDEDGPPCGLGHRGCASSMLVSGAIAEAYDRPGVDYAGVVKAARAGDARALDVFADAGRALGMLIATVASLVDPQKIVLTGDGIPVVELGGDAMHRAIADRVDKDAVEVDLDVRTWDFSEWARAGAGLAIRALLA; from the coding sequence GTGGGAAGCGACGACATCGGCGAGATGTCGCCCGCCTCGCGGGCTGCCCTTCTCGAGGTGCTCATCCACGGCGAGCTGCCCCGCGCGGAGATCGCGCGCCGCCTCCATCTCTCGCGTGCCAGTCTCACTCGGATCACGCGCGGTCTCGTCGAGGCCGGGGTCCTCGCCGAGGGGCAGACGCGCCTGATGGCGCAGACCGGCCGCCCCTCCGAGATGCTGCATCTGCGCGCGGACGCCCGGCACTTCCTCGGAATCAAGCTCACCGGCGACGCGCTGTACGCGGTTGTCACCGACCTCGCTGCGGCCGCCGTCGCGAGCGTCGAGCGTCCCCTGCCCTCGCGCGAGGTGGCGGATGTCGTCGCCGAGATCGCCGACGTCGCGCGCGGCTTCGCCGAGACCTACCCGACGCTGACGTCGGTGGGGATCGCGATCGCCGGGCGCGTCAGTCAGCCCGCCGGCGGTGCGCTCGTCGAGCACTCCGCCTTCCTCGACTGGACGGACGTGCCGCTGGGCGCGCTCGTGCGCGACGCGACGGGCCTGCCCTGCGCCGTCGAGAACGACGTGCAGGCGCTCACGGCGACCGAGCACTGGTTCGGAGCGGGTGCGGGCATCGACGACATGGCCCTCATCACGGTCGGCGTCGGTATCGGCTGCGGACTCGTCGTGAACGGGCGCCCGCTCGACGGCGCCCACAGTCGCTCGGGCCTCATCAGCCATTTCATCGTCGACGAGGACGGCCCGCCCTGTGGGCTCGGGCACCGCGGGTGCGCGTCGAGCATGCTCGTCAGCGGCGCGATCGCCGAGGCGTACGACCGGCCCGGCGTGGACTACGCCGGCGTCGTCAAGGCGGCGAGGGCAGGAGACGCGAGGGCGCTCGACGTGTTCGCGGATGCCGGGCGCGCGCTCGGGATGCTCATCGCGACCGTGGCGAGCCTCGTCGACCCGCAGAAGATCGTGCTCACCGGCGACGGCATCCCCGTCGTCGAGCTCGGCGGCGACGCCATGCATCGGGCGATCGCGGACCGGGTCGACAAGGATGCGGTCGAGGTCGACCTCGACGTGCGCACGTGGGACTTCTCCGAATGGGCGCGCGCGGGAGCGGGGCTGGCCATCCGGGCCCTGCTCGCCTGA
- a CDS encoding alkylhydroperoxidase domain protein, protein MTELVTEYPDLARPEAFTQQGLGWVPWLLPVAEADLTDEQRDALIEPARAKMPYFRLLARDPEALRARTLTDLDIFFNVTSGVGRAERELAAAATSRYNGCVYCAHVHAAAATRESGREADVQRLLDEGVGADLGDEVWNAVAASSVALAETPLAFDDADVQRLRDAGLDDAEIVDVINGAAFFNWANRLMLSLGEPEVPARRRS, encoded by the coding sequence ATGACCGAGCTCGTCACCGAGTACCCCGACCTCGCCCGGCCCGAGGCGTTCACGCAGCAGGGTCTCGGCTGGGTGCCGTGGCTGCTGCCGGTCGCCGAGGCCGACCTGACCGACGAGCAGCGCGACGCGCTCATCGAGCCCGCGCGCGCGAAGATGCCGTACTTCCGGCTGCTCGCGCGCGACCCCGAGGCGCTGCGGGCGCGGACGCTCACCGACCTCGACATCTTCTTCAACGTCACGAGCGGTGTCGGCCGGGCTGAGCGCGAGCTCGCGGCCGCGGCCACCTCCCGGTACAACGGCTGCGTCTACTGCGCGCACGTGCATGCCGCGGCGGCCACCCGCGAGTCCGGCCGCGAGGCGGATGTGCAGCGCCTGCTCGACGAGGGCGTCGGCGCCGACCTGGGCGACGAGGTCTGGAACGCCGTCGCGGCCTCGTCGGTGGCGCTCGCGGAGACACCGCTGGCGTTCGACGATGCCGACGTGCAGCGGCTGCGCGACGCGGGTCTCGATGACGCCGAGATCGTCGACGTGATCAACGGCGCGGCCTTCTTCAACTGGGCCAACCGCCTCATGCTGTCGCTGGGCGAGCCGGAGGTTCCGGCCCGGCGGCGGAGCTGA
- a CDS encoding CMD domain protein: MSQNADIIDLLAGVAPGSALSAIRDQRVQARENAQRSFEALLEPADPGTFPHAERYAVAAFTARLHGFDEATAFYADLLGDEAPELVEAIDAAAADGATRGPYGAYREEGLRGESTEGLRWTADAAVLGERLAAALTHTHLLVFRPREARPTAIRSLVDAGWSADDIVSLSQLVSFLTFQLRAAWGLRVLARSTNGTNATHEGTAA; this comes from the coding sequence ATGAGCCAGAACGCGGACATCATCGACCTGCTCGCGGGCGTCGCCCCGGGCAGCGCGCTCTCGGCCATCCGAGATCAGCGCGTGCAGGCCCGCGAGAACGCGCAGCGCAGCTTCGAGGCGCTGCTCGAGCCGGCCGACCCCGGCACCTTCCCGCACGCCGAGCGCTACGCGGTCGCCGCCTTCACTGCGCGCCTGCATGGCTTCGACGAGGCGACCGCGTTCTACGCGGACCTGCTCGGCGATGAGGCCCCCGAGCTCGTCGAGGCGATCGACGCAGCGGCCGCGGATGGCGCCACGCGCGGCCCTTATGGCGCCTACCGCGAGGAGGGGCTGCGGGGCGAGAGCACCGAGGGCCTCCGCTGGACCGCCGACGCCGCCGTGCTGGGCGAGCGCCTCGCGGCCGCGCTCACCCACACCCACCTGCTCGTCTTCCGGCCGCGCGAGGCCCGGCCCACGGCCATCCGCTCGCTCGTCGACGCGGGCTGGAGCGCAGACGACATCGTCTCGCTGTCGCAGCTCGTCTCGTTCCTCACGTTCCAGCTGCGTGCGGCGTGGGGGCTGCGGGTGCTCGCGCGCAGCACGAACGGCACGAACGCCACGCACGAAGGGACCGCAGCATGA
- a CDS encoding alpha-hydroxy acid oxidase produces the protein MSRGEVARLRERARERLPAHVFEYVRATADGSDEAEAARWDEVRFRPVSLRGALEVDTRTTVLGTRIAHPVMVAPMAQQVAAHLDGEVETARAAAASGTLLGVSTNTAIPFARIAEQGAPWWFQTYVLPERDLTYVLAERAAAAGASAILLTVELTALRVPPHVEPTSWPDGPARARLVNLTPEERARVAGRPAIGPGLEEIARLRDATGLPVVVKGVLRGDDARRAVDAGAAGIVVSTHGHRRLAGSIAAVDALAEVVEAVAGEAEVYADSGIREARHVLAALALGARAIFVGRPAWWALAAGGGDGVRALLDGMTGDLRLALAQAGVGTASDALAARLAVPPS, from the coding sequence ATGAGCCGGGGCGAGGTGGCGAGGCTTCGGGAGCGGGCGCGCGAACGGCTTCCGGCGCACGTCTTCGAGTACGTGCGCGCGACGGCCGACGGGTCCGACGAGGCGGAGGCCGCGCGGTGGGATGAGGTGCGCTTCCGGCCGGTTTCGCTGCGCGGGGCGCTGGAGGTGGACACCCGCACGACCGTGCTGGGAACGCGGATCGCGCATCCGGTGATGGTCGCGCCGATGGCGCAGCAGGTCGCGGCCCATCTGGATGGCGAGGTCGAGACGGCGCGGGCGGCCGCAGCGTCCGGTACGCTCCTGGGCGTCTCGACGAACACGGCCATCCCATTCGCCCGGATCGCGGAGCAGGGCGCGCCGTGGTGGTTCCAGACCTACGTGCTCCCGGAGCGCGACCTCACCTACGTGCTGGCCGAGCGCGCGGCGGCTGCCGGCGCCTCGGCCATCCTGCTCACGGTCGAGCTGACGGCATTGCGCGTGCCTCCGCATGTCGAGCCGACGAGCTGGCCCGACGGCCCCGCCCGCGCGCGCCTCGTCAACCTCACTCCCGAGGAGCGGGCCCGCGTGGCGGGGCGGCCCGCCATCGGCCCGGGGCTCGAGGAGATCGCACGGCTGCGCGACGCCACGGGACTCCCCGTGGTCGTCAAGGGCGTGCTGCGCGGCGACGACGCGCGTCGTGCGGTGGACGCCGGTGCCGCCGGGATCGTCGTCTCCACGCACGGTCATCGACGCCTGGCGGGATCGATCGCCGCGGTGGACGCGCTCGCCGAGGTCGTCGAGGCGGTGGCGGGGGAGGCCGAGGTGTATGCCGACAGCGGCATCCGAGAGGCGCGGCACGTGCTCGCCGCACTCGCGCTCGGCGCACGAGCCATCTTCGTCGGGCGACCCGCGTGGTGGGCGCTCGCCGCGGGTGGCGGGGACGGCGTGAGGGCGCTTCTCGACGGGATGACCGGAGATCTGCGCCTCGCGCTCGCACAAGCCGGCGTGGGCACGGCGTCTGATGCGCTCGCCGCGCGACTCGCCGTGCCACCCAGCTGA
- a CDS encoding flavin-containing monooxygenase — protein MKIDLSHRRAIIVGAGQCGLAVAAALIARGLSPQRDFVVIDAAAGWRSWERRWRSLTLFSDARHSALPVLSFPGEPRVRPRAHEVASYLSAVEKHLGVTPMWRVRATGLHRVGSRATLLLETSAGKVQTRNVVCATGANARPRLPSWAGDLTPPGRMLHSSAYRSPVDIPPGEVLIVGGGNAGVQIARELSGTHRVSLAVRSPRRYRHIATFPWAAGRRRSVLGGTRPEPLFGDSYADLHRDGIDVVPAVARASGAEVELADGRHLTPASVILATGYLPGDDWLPAEVRGHSRGRTRTSVPGLFVAGMPGYGHRGSETLHGTWRDAATIARHITNRP, from the coding sequence ATGAAGATCGATCTGTCGCATCGTCGTGCGATCATCGTCGGCGCGGGCCAATGCGGTCTCGCTGTCGCCGCGGCGCTGATCGCGCGCGGCCTCTCCCCGCAGCGTGACTTCGTCGTCATCGATGCAGCTGCGGGCTGGCGCAGCTGGGAACGCCGCTGGCGGTCGCTGACGCTGTTCAGCGACGCTCGCCATAGCGCGCTGCCTGTGCTGTCGTTTCCCGGCGAGCCGCGAGTCCGACCCCGGGCGCACGAGGTGGCGTCCTATCTCAGTGCGGTCGAGAAGCACTTGGGCGTCACGCCTATGTGGCGTGTGCGTGCGACCGGTCTGCACCGCGTGGGGTCACGCGCGACCTTGCTGCTCGAGACGAGTGCGGGGAAAGTGCAGACCCGCAACGTCGTCTGCGCCACGGGTGCGAACGCCCGGCCCCGCCTTCCCTCCTGGGCGGGAGACCTCACTCCACCTGGCCGCATGCTGCACAGCAGCGCCTACCGGTCGCCGGTGGACATTCCGCCCGGCGAGGTGCTGATCGTGGGCGGAGGGAACGCCGGGGTGCAGATCGCCCGCGAGCTGAGCGGGACGCACCGAGTCTCGCTCGCCGTGCGCAGCCCGCGCCGCTACCGACACATCGCCACGTTCCCGTGGGCTGCCGGCCGTCGTCGGAGCGTCCTCGGCGGCACCCGGCCGGAGCCGCTGTTCGGTGACAGCTACGCGGATCTCCATCGGGACGGCATCGACGTCGTCCCGGCCGTCGCCCGGGCGAGCGGGGCCGAGGTGGAGCTCGCAGATGGGCGTCATCTGACGCCGGCGTCGGTCATCCTCGCTACGGGATACCTGCCAGGCGACGACTGGCTGCCCGCCGAGGTCCGTGGCCACTCGCGTGGTCGAACGCGCACGAGCGTACCCGGATTGTTCGTCGCCGGCATGCCGGGCTACGGGCACCGAGGCTCCGAGACCCTGCACGGCACCTGGCGAGACGCCGCGACGATCGCCCGACACATCACCAACCGGCCATGA
- a CDS encoding VOC family protein codes for MAIPRLLDHVVIAGPDLEELVRWFAERTGVTASPGGVHPTGTANALVALTVGGERGRQYVELIGPDPDRADAALPTTFGIDALTAPVVRTYAVHPDDIDATVAGARARGYDPGEVSDLSRRTADGSLLQWRLTQGEGRRLDVPFLIDWGSTAHPGLGDIPAVELVAFERVEPDPAALQDVLDALALDDGVAPVVAGTPAGYRLTLQPTEGRVTVL; via the coding sequence GTGGCCATCCCGCGGCTGCTCGATCACGTCGTCATCGCCGGGCCCGACCTCGAGGAGCTCGTGCGGTGGTTCGCCGAGCGCACGGGCGTGACGGCTTCTCCGGGCGGCGTGCACCCGACGGGGACCGCGAATGCGCTCGTCGCGCTCACGGTCGGCGGGGAGCGTGGGCGGCAGTACGTCGAGCTCATCGGCCCCGATCCGGATCGCGCGGACGCGGCACTGCCGACCACGTTCGGGATCGACGCGCTCACGGCGCCGGTCGTCCGCACGTACGCCGTGCACCCGGACGACATCGACGCGACCGTGGCGGGCGCCCGCGCGCGCGGCTACGACCCGGGCGAGGTCAGCGATCTGTCGCGCCGCACGGCGGATGGCTCGCTACTGCAGTGGCGGCTGACGCAGGGGGAGGGGCGGCGGCTCGACGTGCCGTTCCTCATCGACTGGGGCTCGACCGCGCATCCGGGGCTGGGCGACATCCCCGCCGTCGAGCTCGTGGCGTTCGAGCGGGTGGAGCCGGACCCCGCGGCGCTGCAGGACGTGCTCGACGCGCTCGCCCTCGACGACGGCGTCGCGCCGGTTGTGGCCGGAACCCCCGCGGGCTACCGGCTCACGCTGCAGCCGACGGAGGGGCGGGTCACCGTCCTGTAG
- a CDS encoding pyridoxamine 5'-phosphate oxidase family protein, whose protein sequence is MDNEIRHATEEDHETIKRIVKAAKIGLLTTVSDAGHLHSRPLAAQDVEFDGDLWFFTQDPSDKVRDIAGNAQVNVAFESGKGYLSIAGVAEVVHDRAKVDEYWSPMVAAWFPEGKDDPTIALIKVHAESAEYWSQDDPGVVAAFKIVKTAMTGGQPDVGTNRSVEL, encoded by the coding sequence ATGGACAACGAGATCCGGCATGCGACCGAAGAGGACCACGAGACCATCAAGCGCATCGTGAAGGCGGCGAAGATCGGCCTGCTCACGACGGTCAGCGACGCGGGGCATCTGCACAGCCGTCCGCTCGCCGCGCAGGACGTGGAGTTCGACGGCGACCTGTGGTTCTTCACGCAGGACCCGAGCGACAAGGTCCGCGACATCGCGGGGAACGCCCAGGTCAACGTCGCGTTCGAGAGCGGCAAGGGCTACCTCTCGATCGCCGGGGTGGCCGAGGTCGTGCACGACCGCGCGAAGGTCGACGAGTACTGGTCGCCCATGGTGGCCGCATGGTTCCCCGAGGGGAAGGACGATCCGACCATCGCGCTCATCAAGGTGCACGCCGAGTCGGCGGAGTACTGGTCGCAGGACGACCCGGGCGTCGTCGCCGCGTTCAAGATCGTGAAGACCGCGATGACGGGCGGTCAGCCCGACGTCGGCACGAACCGCAGCGTCGAGCTGTAG
- a CDS encoding cation diffusion facilitator family transporter: protein MGAGHNHGSAAGESAGRPGDHRRRLWIAFGITAFIVLAQAVGSIITGSLALLTDTAHALTDASGLLVALVAATLVLRPPTSKRTWGYRRIEVIAALGQATLLLAVGLYTAIEGVKRLFEPPDVPATELLVFGIVGLTANIIAILILSSSRGANFNMRAAFLEVLNDALGSLGVIVAAIVIATTGFLQADALAGLFIAALIVPRAFTLMRETTGVLMEFTPKGLDLDEVRGHILELEHVKDVHDVHASTVATGLPTLTAHVVVEDACFADGHAAQVLHEVKECVAEHFEVSVHHSTFQIETERISDHERESVKHA from the coding sequence ATGGGCGCGGGACACAACCACGGCTCGGCAGCGGGTGAGAGCGCGGGGCGGCCCGGGGATCACCGCCGCAGACTCTGGATCGCTTTCGGGATCACCGCATTCATCGTGTTGGCGCAGGCCGTCGGGTCGATCATCACAGGGAGCCTGGCGCTGCTCACCGACACCGCGCACGCTCTCACAGACGCATCCGGCCTGCTGGTCGCCCTCGTCGCGGCGACCCTGGTGCTGCGGCCCCCCACCTCGAAGCGGACGTGGGGCTACCGGCGCATCGAAGTGATCGCGGCACTGGGGCAGGCGACTCTCCTGCTCGCCGTCGGCCTGTACACCGCGATCGAGGGCGTCAAGCGCCTGTTTGAGCCCCCAGACGTGCCCGCCACCGAGCTGCTCGTGTTCGGCATCGTCGGACTGACCGCGAACATCATCGCGATCCTCATCCTCTCGTCGAGCCGCGGTGCGAACTTCAACATGCGCGCCGCGTTCCTCGAGGTCCTCAACGACGCGCTCGGTTCGCTCGGAGTCATCGTCGCGGCGATCGTCATCGCCACGACGGGGTTCCTGCAGGCCGATGCGCTCGCGGGCCTCTTCATTGCGGCGTTGATCGTGCCGCGTGCGTTCACACTGATGCGTGAGACGACCGGCGTGCTGATGGAGTTCACCCCGAAGGGGCTCGACCTGGACGAGGTCCGCGGGCACATCCTTGAGCTCGAGCACGTCAAGGACGTGCACGACGTGCACGCCTCCACGGTCGCGACCGGGTTGCCGACGCTCACCGCGCACGTCGTCGTGGAGGACGCCTGCTTCGCCGACGGACACGCCGCTCAAGTGCTCCACGAGGTCAAGGAGTGCGTAGCTGAGCACTTCGAGGTGTCCGTGCATCACTCGACGTTCCAGATCGAGACCGAGCGCATCAGCGATCACGAGCGCGAATCCGTGAAGCACGCGTGA
- a CDS encoding ArsR/SmtB family transcription factor, translated as MRDLVEHIGLAQSTVSKHLSFLLECRLVDVRPDGRSSWYSLSEPAAISSLIAAAEELLEATGTKAELCAHLRDPERAGAEGGL; from the coding sequence GTGCGTGATCTGGTTGAGCACATCGGATTGGCGCAGTCGACCGTGAGCAAGCATCTGAGCTTCCTGCTGGAATGCCGCCTCGTCGACGTCCGCCCGGACGGCCGGTCGTCTTGGTACTCGCTCTCGGAGCCGGCGGCGATCTCCTCTTTGATCGCTGCGGCCGAGGAGCTGCTTGAGGCAACCGGGACGAAAGCAGAACTGTGCGCTCACCTGCGTGACCCAGAGCGAGCCGGCGCGGAGGGTGGTCTCTGA
- a CDS encoding alpha-galactosidase, with protein MTHSPMTLPGVDADGGDALVPSVTIFRSAGAALVVAFRDEGLPEVLHWGSDPGPVHADGLAALDAASARQVSASALDVPWPLTILPTEREGWQGRPGIAGAIGGAPLLPSWRVADVEVDDLGFSLRAEADGVRLQSSLRFDEAGVLRVSHTLVNTGAEPIALAALEATLPLAERATEVLDFSGRWTRERAPQRRPIGMGSHSRESRRGRTGHDAPLVTVAGTHGFSDRSGEVWAVHLAWSADAVYRTDRLPEGRSVLGAAELLRAGEIVLEPGDSFVTPDAWFVWSDAGLDGLSSRVHRALRARERHPRGDRPVVLNTWEAVYFAHELEPLVALADAAAAVGVERFVLDDGWFLGRRSDDAGLGDWAVDPEVWPEGLHALVDHVRARGMGFGLWVEPEMVNPDSELHRSHPDWLLTPSARSWRNQQVLDVARPDVAAWLLERLDALLTEYPIEYLKWDQNRDLLEAVHAGRPGVDAQTRAVYALLDELRRRHPRVEIESCSSGGARVDLGILARTDRVWASDTNDPIERARIQRWTELLLPPELIGSHVGPARAHTTHRVTDLRFRMATTLFASAGIETDITRFTDEERAELTAWIAEYKRLRTLMHTGELMHAETADEGTALTGVVSADRSHALYRLTREATGEWAVPPALRLPGLDPQRTYRVDVLPALTAAHFRDVKPVPWVAEGGVTLPGSLLTTVGVRAPLLAPASALVVEAVAIA; from the coding sequence ATGACCCACAGCCCGATGACCCTGCCGGGAGTCGACGCCGATGGCGGCGACGCTCTCGTGCCGTCGGTGACGATCTTCCGCTCCGCCGGTGCGGCCCTCGTCGTCGCATTCCGAGACGAGGGGCTGCCGGAGGTACTGCACTGGGGGAGCGACCCCGGGCCCGTGCACGCCGACGGCCTCGCCGCTCTCGATGCCGCGTCCGCGCGGCAGGTGTCGGCGAGCGCCCTCGACGTGCCGTGGCCGCTGACCATCCTGCCGACCGAGCGCGAAGGATGGCAGGGGAGGCCCGGCATCGCGGGCGCGATCGGCGGCGCCCCGCTTCTGCCCTCCTGGCGCGTCGCGGATGTCGAGGTCGACGATCTCGGCTTCTCCCTGCGCGCCGAGGCGGACGGCGTGCGCCTGCAGAGCTCGCTGCGCTTCGACGAGGCGGGCGTGCTGCGGGTGTCGCACACGCTGGTGAACACCGGCGCCGAGCCGATCGCGCTCGCGGCTCTCGAGGCCACGCTGCCCCTGGCGGAGCGGGCGACCGAGGTGCTCGACTTCAGCGGCCGATGGACCCGCGAGCGCGCGCCGCAGCGTCGTCCGATCGGGATGGGGAGCCACTCGCGCGAGTCGCGGCGCGGGCGCACCGGCCACGACGCGCCCCTCGTCACCGTGGCGGGGACGCACGGCTTCTCCGACCGGTCGGGCGAGGTGTGGGCCGTGCACCTGGCGTGGAGCGCCGACGCGGTCTACCGCACCGACCGCCTCCCCGAGGGGCGCTCGGTGCTCGGCGCGGCCGAGCTCCTGCGCGCGGGCGAGATCGTCCTCGAGCCGGGGGACTCGTTCGTCACCCCCGACGCGTGGTTCGTCTGGAGCGACGCGGGCCTGGATGGCCTCTCCTCGCGGGTGCACCGGGCCCTCCGCGCGCGGGAGCGCCATCCGCGCGGCGATCGTCCGGTGGTCCTCAACACATGGGAGGCCGTCTACTTCGCCCACGAGCTCGAGCCGCTCGTCGCCCTCGCCGACGCGGCGGCGGCGGTCGGCGTGGAGCGGTTCGTGCTGGACGACGGCTGGTTCCTCGGCCGTCGCAGCGACGACGCCGGACTCGGTGACTGGGCCGTGGACCCGGAGGTGTGGCCCGAGGGTCTGCACGCGCTGGTGGATCACGTCCGCGCCCGCGGCATGGGATTCGGCCTCTGGGTCGAACCCGAGATGGTCAATCCCGATTCAGAGCTCCACCGCAGCCATCCCGACTGGCTGCTCACGCCATCCGCTCGGTCGTGGCGCAATCAGCAGGTGCTGGATGTGGCACGGCCCGATGTCGCCGCATGGCTGCTCGAGCGCTTGGACGCCCTGCTCACCGAGTACCCGATCGAGTACCTGAAGTGGGATCAGAACCGCGACCTGCTCGAGGCGGTGCACGCGGGGCGCCCCGGTGTCGACGCGCAGACGCGCGCGGTGTACGCGCTCCTCGATGAGCTGCGCCGGCGCCATCCTCGGGTCGAGATCGAGTCGTGCTCGTCGGGCGGCGCGCGCGTGGACCTGGGCATTCTCGCGCGGACGGATCGGGTCTGGGCATCCGACACGAACGACCCGATCGAGCGCGCCAGGATCCAGCGCTGGACGGAGCTGCTGCTGCCGCCCGAGCTCATCGGCAGTCACGTCGGCCCCGCCCGCGCGCACACGACGCATCGCGTGACCGACCTCCGGTTTCGGATGGCCACAACGCTGTTCGCATCCGCCGGCATCGAGACCGACATCACGCGCTTCACCGACGAGGAGCGCGCGGAGCTGACGGCCTGGATCGCGGAGTACAAGCGCCTGCGGACGCTCATGCACACCGGGGAGCTCATGCACGCGGAGACCGCGGACGAGGGCACCGCGCTCACCGGCGTCGTGTCGGCGGACCGCTCGCACGCGCTGTACCGCCTCACGCGCGAGGCGACGGGGGAGTGGGCGGTGCCGCCCGCGCTGCGCCTGCCGGGGTTGGACCCGCAGCGCACCTACCGGGTCGACGTGCTTCCCGCGCTCACGGCCGCGCACTTCCGCGACGTCAAGCCGGTCCCGTGGGTGGCGGAGGGCGGCGTCACGCTGCCGGGCTCGCTGCTGACGACCGTGGGCGTGCGCGCACCGCTCCTCGCGCCCGCGTCGGCGCTGGTGGTGGAGGCGGTGGCGATCGCATGA